One genomic region from Colletes latitarsis isolate SP2378_abdomen chromosome 10, iyColLati1, whole genome shotgun sequence encodes:
- the LOC143347185 gene encoding uncharacterized protein LOC143347185 has translation MTCSGKNLSTIIELLQGSINDLLSWSEKSGFKFSPQKTKYTIFSRKRKTTILSPNTGIEKVDSIRILGLIFDHKLTWGPYMKYLETTCTKKMNVIKALANYSCGADQEIIIQTYQALIRSKLDYGLIVYNSAKPNTLKTIDSIHNAALRIATRSYRTSPINSILFESKESSLEQRRKYLNLKYAAKMSSTPNNPTYNNIFTNRYTYLQAKKPKFPNPFYGRIAKYDSFIVIISTPTIPCKFRKTALWILETPETNVDLAKLPKDQISSTEHRFHFQQLCNKYPNHQTIYTDVSKTDQGVGVAIVCDTTTKKFHLPITLSTFTVLEAFNHIRNHNVQPYIIFTDSMSIPMAIAIVNRETKHEVILNIQYTYMDLINNGKQITLAWVPSHQDIKGNEAADTAVKEATALPPNNTRRQVPYQDLIVVLRYIEQQSWNKIWTTSKKIKTHDVTQDFFQIMPSNNMRRKDRIIMARLRTGHCKFTHEYLIKKTEPPMCTVCMKIITTNHLLFEC, from the coding sequence ATGACCTGCAGCGGGAAAAACCTATCCACTATCATCGAGCTCCTACAGGGAAGCATCAACGACCTTCTGTCATGGTCCGAAAAATCAGGATTTAAATTCTCCCCCCAAAAAACAAAATACACCATCTTTTCTAGAAAACGCAAGACAACCATACTTTCCCCAAATACTGGAATCGAAAAAGTAGACAGCATTAGAATACTTGGACTCATCTTTGATCATAAGCTAACGTGGGGGCCATATATGAAATATCTAGAAACTACATGCACAAAAAAAATGAACGTCATAAAAGCTTTGGCAAATTATAGCTGCGGAGCTGACCAAGAGATCATCATACAAACCTACCAGGCTTTAATCAGATCCAAACTCGACTACGGGTTAATAGTTTATAACTCGGCTAAACCTAATACCCTGAAAACAATCGACTCAATTCATAACGCCGCTCTAAGAATAGCTACTAGAAGCTACAGGACTAGCCCAATAAATAGCATATTGTTTGAATCAAAAGAATCATCATTAGAACAAAGAAGGAAATACCTAAACCTAAAATACGCAGCCAAAATGTCCTCTACTCCAAATAATCCTACCTACAACAACATATTTACAAACCGATATACCTACCTACAAGCTAAAAAACCCAAGTTTCCAAATCCATTCTACGGAAGAATTGCCAAATACGATAGTTTCATTGTGATTATATCAACACCAACTATTCCATGTAAATTCAGGAAAACAGCTCTCTGGATCCTAGAAACACCAGAAACCAACGTCGACCTCGCAAAGCTTCCCAAAGACCAAATAAGCAGCACAGAACACAGATTTCACTTCCAACAACTATGCAACAAATACCCAAATCACCAAACGATATACACTGATGTATCAAAGACTGACCAGGGAGTAGGAGTTGCCATCGTCTGTGACACCACGACCAAAAAATTCCACCTCCCAATAACCTTATCCACTTTTACAGTTCTTGAAGCTTTTAACCACATACGAAACCACAATGTCCAACCTTACATCATTTTCACCGACTCAATGAGTATACCCATGGCAATAGCAATCGTAAATCGCGAAACCAAACATGAAGTCATTCTAAACATCCAATATACCTATATGGACCTCATCAATAACGGCAAACAAATAACCCTAGCCTGGGTTCCATCCCACCAAGACATCAAAGGAAACGAGGCAGCCGACACAGCCGTCAAAGAAGCAACAGCACTTCCACCAAATAACACCCGCAGACAAGTCCCATACCAAGACCTCATTGTCGTATTACGCTATATCGAACAACAATCATGGAATAAAATATGGACCAcatctaagaaaataaaaacacaCGACGTTACCCAAGACTTCTTCCAAATAATGCCTAGCAACAATATGAGAAGGAAAGACAGGATAATCATGGCCAGGCTTAGAACTGGTCACTGCAAATTCACACATGAGTACCTAATTAAGAAAACAGAACCACCAATGTGCACTGTCTGCATGAAAATCATTACAACTAACCACCTACTATTCGAATGCTGA